The nucleotide window CCCGCCAGACGTGCAACGGCATCTAGTACTACCTGAGTACtgtccgcgtcgccggcgttgCACCAGCACGGGCGTCCGTCTGCTTGAATTCGTTCCCGCACCGTTTCTTTGCGTGCTCACACTGCTCGGTTTCGTATGCCGATCCGAATGCAGACTGCGTCAAACCCTCCAAAGCAGAAGATTGGCACGTTAGACTTCAATTGTAATCTCTAGAGTACGAAGCATTGCATGTGGCAAAGGAGCCTTTGAAGTTGTAGTGCGCATGCTCTGCCCGAGCAACAGTAGACTTGGGGGGGAGGTATCGGCCACCGAACGGCAGGCAGTGCAAGTATGCTGAAACTGACCACAGACGCCTCGTTCAGATTCGTCTCATCATTAGCAGTCAAGTTGGTATTGCTATTGCGGGCATAGCCCGTGGGGAAATCATGATAAAAACGCTGGCTATCATATTCTTCGCTGATTGTCCGCCGTCCATACTTCATCAAGTCGGTGAACCATGATCCCGCTCAATAATGTCCCCTCTCCCCAGCGGTCTCGTGCCATCATTGAGGACCATGGCCTCCCTGTGTTGCCGTCGTAATCTTCGCTCCTCGGCAGAATGCTCGCGTGTCCGTCGAGATTGCTGTTCTGCAGGCTGCTCTGCCACAATCTCTTCCTCAATCTCCATGATGAGATCAGGCAATTCCCgaatgcgccgccgcgtgtTATCCTTGTCCATCAATCCGGCCTTTTCCAAGGCGCGCAGGCCGCGCTTGAGATGCTTGATGCGGCCGACAATGTCCACTATCCTGTTGTTCTTCAACTCCATGTAATCTTTGAACCTACGACGCCTCTCTTGGGGGTCTTCGCCCCAGTCCTGCTTCGCGAGCCACTTCTCGACAAACTGGGCTTTGATGAGCATCGTTGCTCCATACTTATTGATCAGTTCGAGGATGAACATTAGGCAAAACCGCTCTGCCATGTCTCGGAGATAGTACTCGTCCCAGTGAGTGTTGCTGAGATCAGGTagctcgccgtcctcaaGGCTGAGCTCAAGCGATCGCACAAGGGCCCGATAGGCCTTTTCGCTGTTCAACTTGGCCAACCCATCGAGGCCTGTGTCTGTTAGTGCCGATGCCATCGACGGAGGGTACGGCAATAATATCTAACCCATCATCTGCGCAGTTAGAAGAGCAAGTGCTCTTAGACACCGCATGCGTTCGCCGTAATCTGGCCTTGTGATTCCATACAACAGATAGTCCGTCGTGTCGGAATCGTTCATGGCCCGATCGCAGAGAATCCTCGTGGCGACTTCTCTGATAGAGTAGTTTGGATGGTTTAAGAGCTTTTCCAGGGTCCCGGCTTTCAGCGCATCCTCGGTCTCCTGGGTGATGTATTGCGTCTTTGGCTCCGGAGTGGGCATCTCGTTGTCGTCACGGACAAGCGTGAGGGCGGTGACCATGGTGCTGACGAGTCCGAAGGCGGCACAGCCAATAACCACCAAGACCACCCGCTCATCGCGAGCCATGGACAAAAGCCTGCTAGTAAAGCTCATGCTGGAATGAAGATGGAGACGAATACACCATAACGATGCGGCTCGGAGAAGTCGTTTGGGAGGCGAATGATATGAGTCTCAACTCTCGAGCTCCGAGATAGCCTGCCTGTTCGCCAGGAGTGGGTCGACTGATTTGCCGCGTTGCCGCAAGTCACCGCCAAAAGCTTGAGCCAAAAACGGCATAGCGCGTAATTCTGGCGCGCTGCAGAGTGGGGGGTGCACGATCAAACTGTACTGCCGTTATCGATAGCAGCTCTATTCGAAAAATTTCCTGAAACTCGAGCCTTGTTACAACATCACCCAGCCTGAGAACCGACAGCAGCCCAACATGGCCGGGTCCCAGCTGAAGCGCCTCAAGGCGTCACTCAGGGAGCAGGGCATCACCGGGCCGCAACAATCGAAGAGGCAGAAACGCAAGCTCGCACAGGACGGTCGTGCGCGTAATGGGAAGAGGCTGCAGAGGGGAGTGGTCCTCGAAGGCATCCGCGATCAGTTCAACCCTTTCGATCTCAAGCATGCGAAGGGTCCGAAATTCGAGGTCACTTCCAACAAGACACTCACCGGCGATGCAGCAAAGGGCATCAGGGGTCGCCCTGGACAAGCCAGGGCGGCCGGTGAGGAACGAGTAAGCCTATTGGGTCCTTTCCCCATAGCGACAGTTTCTAATGTTCTGGTTGCTTCAGCGTCGCGAAACTCTTTTGGTCGACATGCAACGGCGCAACAAGGTCGGCGGTATTCTGGATCGCCGATTTGGCGAAAACGACCCGACCATGACGCCCGAAGACAAGATGCTGGAACGTTTCGCACGGGAAAAGCAGAGAAGTCACAGGAAGAGTTCCATGTTCGACCTGGAAGATGACGAGCCCGTAGAAGGTGGTCTTACACATGGAGGAAAGACTCTGACATTTGAGGACGAAGAGCCTGTCGACGACTTTCAAGAGAATGACTTGGACGGCTACGACAGCGATGGATCAGTGCGGGAGAGACAGCGGCTCAAGCGCATACGCGCCATGGCCAGTGAGACAaatgaggacgaggacgaacaGCCGGATcgcaagaagacgaagaaagAAGTCATGGAGGAAATCATTGCGAAGTCGAAAATGCACAAATACGAGAGGCAGGCGGCCaaagaggacgacgaggaatTGCGGGCCGAACTCGATAAGGACCTGCGGGACATCCAATCGCTTTTGACGTCGGCCTCCAAAACTTCTCAAGCGCGCAGTGTAGCCAATGCTCTCGCTTCCACCATAGCTGGCGAGGACAGGGATGCATTCGAGAAGAATTACGATCTTCAAGTGAAGCAGCTGGCGCAAGACAAGAGAGCCCAGCCCACCGAACGCACCAAGACAGAAGAGGAAAAAATAGAAGCGGAATCAAAGAGGCTGCGAGAGCTTGAAGAGAAACGCCAGAAGCGGATgaggggcgaggaggtcTCCGACAGCGAGGAAAGCGAAAACGACATGAAAGTGGCCGATGAAGATGCCAATGCTTCCGAAGATGACGACTTTGGGCTCGGCAGCGGTATCAGAACCAGACCAACCGCCACAGAGCTCGGTttcgacgatgaggacgactTCATCATCGATGACGACCTAGTGGCAAGCGGATCCGAACTCGAGTTACCGGACAGCGACGCTGAGTTGGATGCGGAAGAATCTGGCGATGACGCACCAGATGAggacgatgaagaagacgattTCACCGCAGGTTTACTCAACGAGGAAGAGGCACGAAACCCCGTCTTCAAGGCCGAGACTGCTGCCAAGGCTTCTGCGTTGCAAAAGCCCGATGAGCATGGCTTGCCGTACACATTCCCGTGTCCTCAGACCTGCGAGGAATTCGAGACCATCACGAGACCATTTCCCAGCCAGCATATTCCCACCATCGTGCAGCGGATACGAGCGCTTTATCATCCTAAGCTTGACAGCCAGAACAAGGAACGCCTCGCCAACTTCTCCCTGGCCCTGGTTGACTTCATCTCCTCAGAGTGGAACCCTGATTCTTCTCCCTCGTTCCTAGTGCTGGAAAGCGTTGTGCGACATATCCACTCACTCTCAAAAATGTTTGCGATCGAGATCGCTCAAAAATTCAGGGAGCGTATCGCAGAGATTGGTAGCAAGCGACCCTTGGCCCCTCTGCCGTCGGACCTGATCCTCCTCACAGCTGTTGGAACCATTTTCCCCACCTCGGATCATTTCCATCAAGTAGTAACACCTGCCATGCTGACGATAGGGCGGGCACTTGGGCAACAAGTTCCTCAAAATCTAGCCGACTACGCTGTCGCAACGTATCTATCAATCATTGCCTTGCAGTACCAGCAATTATCGAAGCGATACGTTCCCGAACTTGTCAACTCTTGCTTAAACACCATATGCGCTCTCGCTCCCACTCCATCTCCAAAGCAGTCCGGCAACTTTCCTCAGCATGATCCCCCAACCAAGATCCGGCTACAGAACGCCACCGGGGTGTCTCCCAGGAAACTGTCGTTTGCAGACTGCCTCGTATCCGACATCAAAGGGAGAGACGCGACTTCCCTCAAGGTTGCCATTCTCGAT belongs to Purpureocillium takamizusanense chromosome 1, complete sequence and includes:
- the NOP14 gene encoding nucleolar complex protein 14 (COG:J~BUSCO:EOG092620IA~EggNog:ENOG503NX37), whose product is MAGSQLKRLKASLREQGITGPQQSKRQKRKLAQDGRARNGKRLQRGVVLEGIRDQFNPFDLKHAKGPKFEVTSNKTLTGDAAKGIRGRPGQARAAGEERRRETLLVDMQRRNKVGGILDRRFGENDPTMTPEDKMLERFAREKQRSHRKSSMFDLEDDEPVEGGLTHGGKTLTFEDEEPVDDFQENDLDGYDSDGSVRERQRLKRIRAMASETNEDEDEQPDRKKTKKEVMEEIIAKSKMHKYERQAAKEDDEELRAELDKDLRDIQSLLTSASKTSQARSVANALASTIAGEDRDAFEKNYDLQVKQLAQDKRAQPTERTKTEEEKIEAESKRLRELEEKRQKRMRGEEVSDSEESENDMKVADEDANASEDDDFGLGSGIRTRPTATELGFDDEDDFIIDDDLVASGSELELPDSDAELDAEESGDDAPDEDDEEDDFTAGLLNEEEARNPVFKAETAAKASALQKPDEHGLPYTFPCPQTCEEFETITRPFPSQHIPTIVQRIRALYHPKLDSQNKERLANFSLALVDFISSEWNPDSSPSFLVLESVVRHIHSLSKMFAIEIAQKFRERIAEIGSKRPLAPLPSDLILLTAVGTIFPTSDHFHQVVTPAMLTIGRALGQQVPQNLADYAVATYLSIIALQYQQLSKRYVPELVNSCLNTICALAPTPSPKQSGNFPQHDPPTKIRLQNATGVSPRKLSFADCLVSDIKGRDATSLKVAILDTTMQILDAGADLWAGKEAFPEIFNQVASVLKLLGGQSNRVQLPGALCDQAEKLGVKLARMSRLAQISRRPLELHHHRPLAIKTYIPKFEETFDPDKHYDPDRERADLAKLKKEHKRERKGAMRELRKDANFMAREKLRIKKAKDEAYEKKYKRLVAEIQSEEGRESNAYDREKQARKRARNR
- a CDS encoding uncharacterized protein (EggNog:ENOG503P279), which codes for MSFTSRLLSMARDERVVLVVIGCAAFGLVSTMVTALTLVRDDNEMPTPEPKTQYITQETEDALKAGTLEKLLNHPNYSIREVATRILCDRAMNDSDTTDYLLYGITRPDYGERMRCLRALALLTAQMMGLDGLAKLNSEKAYRALVRSLELSLEDGELPDLSNTHWDEYYLRDMAERFCLMFILELINKYGATMLIKAQFVEKWLAKQDWGEDPQERRRRFKDYMELKNNRIVDIVGRIKHLKRGLRALEKAGLMDKDNTRRRIRELPDLIMEIEEEIVAEQPAEQQSRRTREHSAEERRLRRQHREAMVLNDGTRPLGRGDIIERDHGSPT